The following proteins are encoded in a genomic region of Sorangiineae bacterium MSr12523:
- a CDS encoding formylglycine-generating enzyme family protein — translation MRRAAVLAAMILFASCRRTPAPQGAPPEVAHDAVAETPMDAAADAPKDMNDAGAPSDAEDASVGASDPMLLHRETQDELLALFDIRNLTPAEKRHIQPDRFLRSEIGTDGPSRMNQGNKAIASHLISREQCLEGLRGVTVQTAEQREMCGAENMVPIWKKGKAPWFCIDVFEFPNKACELPFVWAPPTSAKKVCELQGKRLCSDIEWNMACRGDPEGGEDWRYAYGSKLDLEVCNTDKGHIRTCIVRDSKTAWATCATETEPSGSYPRCRSRFGVFDQHGNVAEIMMRRRGDEVVTQLKGSAWYYNELAKEPGEPTPASTPNKQGAYPDHCNFDPRWHVEPIDSAYHVNYHLGFRCCKSVTPSKSAKERHGG, via the coding sequence ATGCGCAGAGCGGCGGTGTTGGCGGCGATGATCCTTTTTGCATCGTGCCGGCGCACACCCGCACCCCAAGGTGCACCGCCGGAGGTCGCGCACGATGCGGTGGCGGAAACGCCCATGGATGCGGCCGCGGATGCGCCCAAAGACATGAACGACGCGGGCGCGCCGAGCGATGCGGAAGACGCCAGCGTTGGCGCATCGGATCCCATGCTGCTCCATCGCGAGACGCAGGACGAGCTGCTCGCCTTGTTCGACATCCGTAACCTCACGCCCGCGGAAAAGCGGCACATTCAGCCCGATCGCTTTCTGCGCAGCGAGATCGGCACCGACGGCCCGAGCCGAATGAACCAGGGCAACAAGGCCATTGCGAGCCATCTCATTTCGCGCGAGCAGTGCCTCGAGGGCCTTCGCGGCGTCACCGTTCAAACCGCGGAGCAGCGCGAGATGTGCGGCGCGGAAAACATGGTGCCTATTTGGAAAAAGGGAAAAGCACCTTGGTTCTGCATCGACGTCTTCGAGTTTCCGAACAAGGCATGCGAGCTGCCCTTCGTGTGGGCGCCCCCGACCTCGGCCAAGAAGGTATGCGAGCTGCAGGGCAAGCGCCTGTGCTCGGACATCGAATGGAACATGGCCTGCCGCGGCGATCCCGAGGGCGGTGAGGACTGGCGCTACGCCTATGGATCCAAGCTGGATCTCGAGGTGTGCAACACCGACAAGGGCCATATCCGCACCTGCATCGTGCGCGATTCCAAAACGGCATGGGCCACGTGCGCGACGGAGACGGAGCCATCGGGCTCGTACCCGCGTTGCCGTTCACGCTTCGGGGTCTTCGACCAACACGGCAACGTGGCCGAGATCATGATGCGCCGTCGAGGCGACGAGGTGGTCACGCAACTCAAAGGGAGCGCCTGGTACTACAACGAGCTCGCGAAGGAGCCGGGCGAGCCCACCCCCGCCTCCACGCCGAACAAACAGGGCGCCTACCCGGACCATTGCAACTTCGACCCGCGCTGGCACGTGGAGCCCATCGACAGCGCGTACCACGTGAATTACCACCTCGGGTTTCGCTGCTGCAAAAGCGTTACTCCAAGTAAGTCTGCAAAAGAGCGGCACGGCGGGTGA
- a CDS encoding phosphodiester glycosidase family protein has product MKNLIIPALVGVALTSAGTALAEDTWTDPFPGVRHLHRVTENPNQNINVLEVDLCEDGISFRATKFDERGQRTSDFGASVEAQAAVNGDFFVSGFGLERGIAVGDGEPWPPSDIPDDPSTGQVAIGENRLELIPDWAVQETEDWMHEVVGGRPTVLSEGTIPDTSGHATLCKRNPRTAIGLSEDRRTLFVAVVDGRATTRVGMTCTELGELMQDLGAYDALNLDGGGSSTMWLEGEGVLNYPTDGRERTVGNHLALRATGEGPAQACPPSRAPRAKRTSLRSGAIEASPDGAQSGSGCAMARGSSWTTGTGIMLLALFATRLLRRARR; this is encoded by the coding sequence GTGAAAAACCTCATCATCCCCGCCCTCGTCGGTGTCGCCCTCACGTCGGCTGGGACCGCTCTTGCGGAAGACACCTGGACGGATCCGTTTCCTGGCGTTCGCCACTTGCATCGGGTGACGGAGAATCCGAATCAAAATATCAATGTGCTGGAGGTCGACCTCTGCGAAGACGGTATTTCGTTTCGTGCGACGAAGTTCGATGAGCGCGGGCAACGCACTTCGGACTTTGGCGCCTCGGTGGAGGCACAAGCCGCCGTCAATGGCGACTTCTTCGTGTCCGGCTTTGGCCTGGAGCGAGGAATTGCCGTGGGCGATGGCGAGCCGTGGCCGCCCTCGGACATTCCGGACGATCCGAGCACGGGCCAAGTGGCCATTGGGGAGAACCGTCTGGAGCTCATTCCCGATTGGGCCGTCCAGGAGACGGAGGACTGGATGCACGAGGTCGTGGGCGGAAGGCCCACGGTGCTCAGCGAAGGGACCATTCCCGATACATCGGGCCATGCGACGTTGTGCAAACGCAATCCGCGCACGGCCATCGGTTTGTCCGAGGATCGACGCACGCTTTTCGTCGCCGTGGTCGATGGACGGGCGACCACGCGCGTGGGCATGACCTGCACGGAGCTGGGTGAGCTCATGCAAGATCTCGGTGCGTACGATGCGCTCAATTTGGATGGCGGCGGCTCCTCGACCATGTGGCTCGAAGGCGAGGGCGTGCTCAATTATCCAACCGATGGCCGCGAGCGCACCGTCGGAAACCACCTCGCGCTCAGGGCCACGGGAGAAGGTCCCGCGCAAGCCTGTCCTCCATCGCGTGCCCCACGCGCCAAACGCACATCCCTCCGCAGCGGCGCGATCGAAGCCTCTCCGGATGGCGCGCAGTCCGGCAGTGGATGTGCGATGGCGCGCGGTTCCAGCTGGACGACGGGCACGGGCATCATGCTGCTGGCGTTGTTCGCCACACGGCTTCTTCGGCGCGCACGCCGATAG